A single window of Eleginops maclovinus isolate JMC-PN-2008 ecotype Puerto Natales chromosome 19, JC_Emac_rtc_rv5, whole genome shotgun sequence DNA harbors:
- the LOC134881676 gene encoding phospholipid phosphatase-related protein type 3-like, with amino-acid sequence MTSPKNKAKKKPPKDSMTLLPCFYFVELPIVLSSLVSLYFLELTDVLSPAMVGFRCHDRDLSMPYVETGDELIPLLMLLSLAFAGPAASIMMGEGLTYCLQSKLKTCPKSESSINAGGCSFNSFLRRTVRFVGVHVFGLLATALVTDVIQLATGYHSPFFLTVCQPNYTAPGVSCDNNAYITRDICLGKDQYAIMSARKTFPSQHATLSGFAAVYISMYFNASINSTTKLLKPLLVFAFCMAAGLAGLTQITQHRSHPIDVYVGYLIGAGVGVYLAVFAVGNFKASEEDAPSLQRLTPAQQKDGLRVLTQRSHDSLYRKTPRVSESREELGASLGSGARSKVRREKASLASLKRASADVELLATRGPMGKETMVTFSNTLPRVANGNSPISPSDELPTTQRHMTFHVPYDSQRSRQLVTEWRQHSVELRSQSSRDEEEGMDRRDGGDEGEGDQEMPSSLYPTVQANKGIATPTGARMVVSPPLVHIPEEAARPPPVSPKSAKTRAKWMSLQEGGGGKEPGVGPIAVSTPRVPNTQPNQLPSQPRVTQVIAMSKQQGHGVTSSTKTSEGGSSSGAGSNCSESPYYRIPSDRDSCTGSNPGSIAGSGSIVTIDAHAPHHPVVRVSAANGKPWEWRNTISGNMMSADTAADKHRVALQRQDNVNQYRDYRTLPVKKESLCSSSSPSAEGGHELPPPPLPTSTSPLPPPLHMLSSPLPPPPPHSSSSPLPPPPHPSSSPMLPHLPHPSSSHMPPHLSSQLPPPPLPSSSPIPPPHHSSQMPLPPHPSSCQMPPPPHPSSFQMPLLPHPSSSPLPPPHHPSSSPLPPPPHSSSSMLPPPHPSCSSMLPPPPHPDLLMDGHNQSLSRTSTLPRRPSARSHAEQEHYYKAMQNERML; translated from the exons ATGACATCCCcgaaaaacaaagcaaagaagAAACCACCCAAAGACAGCATGACGCTGCtgccatgcttttattttgtagag CTCCCCATCGTCCTGTCCTCCCTGGTGTCCCTGTACTTCCTGGAGCTGACAGATGTGTTGTCCCCGGCGATGGTGGGCTTTCGTTGCCACGACCGTGACCTCTCCATGCCATATGTGGAGACGGGCGATGAGCTCATCCCGCTTCTGATGCTGCTGAGTTTGGCCTTCGCTGGTCCTGCAGCATCT ATAATGATGGGGGAGGGCTTAACGTACTGTCTGCAGTCCAAACTGAAGACATGTCCAAAGTCGGAGAGCAGCATAAACGCTGGAGGCTGCAGCTTCAACTCCTTCCTACGCAGAACCGTGCGGTTTGTCG gTGTTCATGTGTTCGGTCTCCTGGCAACAGCCCTGGTGACAGATGTCATCCAGTTAGCGACCGGTTACCACTCCCCTTTCTTCCTCACTGTCTGCCAGCCCAATTACACGGCTCCGGGAGTGTCATGTGACAATAACGCCTACATCACACGGGACATATGCCTGGGGAAGGATCAGTATGCCATCATGTCAGCTAG GAAAACATTTCCATCCCAGCATGCAACGCTCTCTGGCTTCGCTGCTGTCTATATCTCC atgTATTTCAATGCCAGCATCAACAGCACCACCAAGCTGCTGAAGCCGTTGCTGGTGTTTGCTTTCTGCATGGCGGCGGGTCTTGCAGGGCTGACGCAGATAACTCAGCACCGCAGTCACCCCATTGACGTCTACGTGGGATACCTGATAGGAGCCGGGGTCGGAGTCTACCTG gcTGTGTTTGCAGTGGGAAACTTTAAAGCATCAGAGGAAGATGCTCCCTCTCTCCAGAGACTGACCCCAGCTCAGCAGAAGGACGGCCTGAGGGTGCTGACCCAGCGGAGTCATGACTCGCTGTACAGGAAGACCCCCAGGGTGTccgagagcagagaggagctgggGGCGAGTCTGGGGTCTGGGGCTCGCAGTAaggtgaggagggagaaggCGTCGCTGGCTTCCCTCAAACGAGCCAGTGCTGATGTGGAGCTCCTGGCAACCCGGGGTCCTATGGGCAAGGAAACCATGGTAACATTCAGCAACACCTTGCCTCGCGTTGCAAACGGAAACAGCCCCATCTCTCCATCGGATGAGCTGCCCACCACACAGCGTCACATGACCTTCCATGTGCCCTACGACTCCCAGAGGTCTCGGCAGCTGGTGACCGAGTGGAGGCAGCATTCGGTGGAGCTCCGCAGCCAGAGCTCACGAGACGAGGAGGAAGGGATGGACAGGAGGGACGGGGGAGATGAGGGAGAAGGAGACCAGGAGATGCCCTCCTCTCTTTATCCGACAGTGCAGGCCAACAAGGGCATCGCCACACCAACCGGAGCCAGGATGGTGGTGTCACCCCCGCTTGTTCACATCCCTGAAGAGGCCGCCCGGCCGCCGCCTGTCTCTCCAAAGAGTGCCAAGACCCGCGCCAAATGGATGTCACTCcaagagggaggaggggggaaagaGCCGGGGGTCGGGCCGATCGCAGTGTCGACGCCCCGTGTGCCCAACACACAGCCCAACCAGCTACCCAGCCAGCCCAGAGTCACTCAG GTGATAGCCATGTCCAAGCAGCAGGGTCACGGAGTCACTTCCTCCACGAAAACATCAGAAGGCGGCTCCTCTTCCGGCGCTGGATCCAACTGTTCCGAGTCGCCCTACTACCGGATCCCGTCTGATCGCGACAGCTGCACAGGGAGCAACCCTGGGAGCATCGCCGGCAGCGGGAGCATCGTCACCATCGACGCTCACGCCCCTCACCACCCGGTGGTGCGCGTGTCAGCTGCTAACGGCAAGCCGTGGGAGTGGAGAAACACCATCAGCGGCAACATGATGTCCGCTGACACAGCAGCGGACAAACACCGCGTGGCACTGCAGCGGCAGGACAATGTCAATCAGTACCGGGATTACCGGACTCTGCCGGTGAAAAAGGAATCgctctgctcttcctcctcacccaGCGCCGAGGGAGGACACGAGCTGcctcccccacccctccccactTCcacctcccctcttcctccccctcttcacATGCTGTCATCCCCTCTTCCACCACCGCCTCCccactcctcttcttcccctttgcctccccctcctcacccaAGCTCCTCTCCGATgcttcctcatcttcctcaccCTTCCTCCTCTCACATGCCTCCTCACCTGTCCTCTCAGCTGCCCCCACCACCCCTCCCGTCATCCTCTCCTATTCCCCCACCTCACCACTCCTCTCAAATGCCCCTACCCCCTCACCCGTCTTCCTGTCAAATGCCCCCGCCTCCCCACCCGTCCTCCTTTCAAATGCCCCTACTTCCGCATCCATCTTCTTCCCCTTTGCCCCCTCCGCATCATCCATCCTCTTCCCCTTTGCCACCTCCACCTCACTCCTCGTCCTCCATGCTTCCACCTCCTCACCCGTCCTGTTCCAGCatgcttccccctcctccccatCCAGACTTACTGATGGACGGCCACAACCAGTCGCTGTCCCGCACCTCCACCCTCCCTCGCCGGCCCTCCGCCCGCAGCCACGCTGAGCAGGAGCACTACTACAAGGCCATGCAGAACGAGAGGATGTTATAG